Proteins encoded by one window of Sulfurospirillum barnesii SES-3:
- a CDS encoding heavy-metal-associated domain-containing protein, whose product MKKNYEVLNIKCGGCAGTVKSKLKERFPDIEVSLESDPRVVSATIHSDEEERYLLETLKSLGYPSIHEDLGGLEGALLKGKSFVSCAIGKMNQDKGE is encoded by the coding sequence ATGAAAAAGAACTACGAAGTGTTAAACATTAAATGTGGCGGTTGCGCAGGTACAGTTAAATCAAAACTTAAAGAGCGTTTTCCTGATATTGAGGTGAGCCTTGAGAGTGATCCTAGAGTGGTTAGTGCAACCATCCATTCCGATGAGGAAGAGCGTTATTTGTTGGAAACTTTAAAGTCTCTAGGATACCCATCAATTCATGAAGATTTGGGTGGCTTAGAGGGAGCGCTTTTAAAAGGGAAGAGTTTTGTTTCGTGCGCAATTGGCAAGATGAATCAAGATAAAGGGGAATAA
- the sucC gene encoding ADP-forming succinate--CoA ligase subunit beta produces the protein MNIHEYQAKEIFRRYNVPTPRGYVASSVEEAVQNAQKLGGTLWVVKAQIHAGGRGLGGGVKLARSLDEVKAHAQALLGMNLVTHQTTALGTCVQKIYIEEGVEIANEFYLGMVLDRSQELPVMMASCEGGMEIETIAQSAPEKIIKVSIDPFIGFQSYHGRELAFGLNLPQEETQNFIHCAKALYEAYMHNDASMIEINPLVKTKNGTFIALDAKMSFDDNALFRHPEIVAMRDTSEENPIEREASEYGLSYVKLNGSVGCMVNGAGLAMGTMDIIDYAGGEPANFLDVGGGANANTVAKGFEIILKDPNVKSIFVNIFGGIVRCDRIANGILEATKMVKVDVPVIVRLDGTNAKEAVEILKNANIKNIISATDLSDGAQKAVAAAKGALV, from the coding sequence ATGAATATTCATGAGTATCAGGCCAAAGAGATTTTTAGGCGCTACAATGTTCCAACGCCACGTGGGTATGTTGCTAGCAGTGTTGAAGAAGCAGTGCAAAATGCACAGAAACTAGGCGGCACGCTGTGGGTAGTCAAAGCACAAATTCACGCAGGTGGCAGAGGTTTGGGAGGCGGTGTTAAATTAGCACGAAGCCTAGACGAGGTCAAAGCGCACGCACAAGCACTTCTTGGTATGAACCTTGTGACGCATCAAACAACAGCTTTGGGAACATGTGTCCAAAAAATCTATATCGAAGAGGGTGTGGAGATTGCGAATGAGTTTTATTTAGGGATGGTTTTAGACCGCTCTCAAGAGTTGCCTGTCATGATGGCATCGTGTGAGGGAGGCATGGAAATTGAAACGATTGCTCAGAGTGCACCTGAAAAAATTATCAAGGTCAGTATCGATCCTTTTATTGGTTTTCAGTCATATCACGGACGAGAGCTTGCCTTTGGTTTAAATTTACCGCAAGAAGAGACACAAAATTTTATTCACTGTGCTAAGGCTTTGTATGAAGCATATATGCACAATGATGCCTCAATGATAGAAATTAATCCTTTAGTCAAAACGAAAAACGGAACATTTATTGCCCTTGATGCGAAAATGAGTTTTGATGACAATGCTCTTTTTCGTCATCCTGAAATTGTGGCGATGCGTGATACGAGTGAGGAAAATCCTATTGAGAGAGAAGCCTCAGAGTATGGGTTGAGTTATGTTAAGTTGAATGGTTCTGTAGGGTGTATGGTCAATGGTGCAGGTTTGGCGATGGGAACCATGGATATTATTGATTATGCAGGGGGCGAGCCTGCAAACTTCTTAGACGTGGGTGGTGGGGCAAATGCCAATACCGTTGCAAAAGGGTTTGAGATTATCTTAAAAGACCCAAATGTGAAGTCCATTTTTGTGAATATTTTTGGTGGTATTGTTCGTTGTGATCGCATTGCTAATGGTATTTTAGAAGCGACCAAAATGGTAAAAGTGGATGTACCTGTGATTGTTCGTTTGGATGGCACCAATGCCAAAGAGGCAGTTGAAATTCTCAAAAATGCAAATATTAAAAATATTATCAGTGCTACAGATTTAAGTGATGGAGCACAAAAAGCAGTTGCTGCCGCAAAAGGAGCGTTGGTATGA
- a CDS encoding 4Fe-4S dicluster domain-containing protein: MGLMSAPEHTPVWVNIARCKACDICVSMCPAGVLAMVPAPSSTQGSMIEVVVPDACIGCRDCELHCPDFAIFVADKSEFKFAKLSEASKERAEAIKNNHFQKLGA; encoded by the coding sequence ATGGGTTTAATGAGTGCTCCTGAACATACACCAGTATGGGTAAATATAGCACGATGTAAAGCATGTGATATATGTGTGAGTATGTGTCCAGCAGGGGTCTTGGCAATGGTGCCAGCCCCGAGTTCAACACAAGGCTCCATGATAGAAGTAGTGGTTCCTGATGCCTGTATTGGCTGTAGGGATTGTGAATTACACTGTCCTGATTTTGCAATTTTTGTGGCAGATAAAAGTGAATTTAAATTTGCAAAACTCTCTGAAGCGTCTAAAGAGCGTGCAGAAGCTATTAAAAATAATCACTTTCAAAAACTTGGTGCATAA
- a CDS encoding 2-oxoglutarate synthase subunit alpha encodes MAREVISSGNALVAKAAVECGCKFFGGYPITPSSEIAEDLSGLLPKFGGKFIQMEDEIGGICVALGASMSGTKAMTASSGPGISLKAEQIGYSFIAEIPLVIVNVMRGGPSTGLPTRVSQADIGQAKYPTHGDFASITLCPGSLEEAYTETIRAFNIAEKYMTPVFLLLDETLGHMHGKAILPDLVEIEKSVIKRAEFMGDPDAYKPYAAAPNEPAVLNPFFKGYHYHVTGLHHGDMGFPTEDGKACEYNIERLMNKIKTKTDDLVTYEEFMLEDAEVCIIAYGSISRGAKEAVMKLRNEGIKAGLFRPITLWPSPASKLQEIGKRFSKIMVTELNMGQYLEEIQRVMKRDDFATLHKANGRPIAPLEMVAKVKEMM; translated from the coding sequence ATGGCAAGAGAAGTAATATCAAGCGGTAATGCACTGGTTGCAAAAGCTGCCGTTGAGTGTGGCTGTAAATTTTTTGGTGGCTATCCTATTACCCCCTCCAGTGAAATAGCAGAAGATTTAAGTGGATTACTCCCAAAATTTGGTGGTAAATTTATTCAGATGGAAGATGAAATTGGCGGTATTTGTGTAGCCCTTGGTGCATCAATGAGTGGAACAAAGGCCATGACTGCATCCTCCGGTCCTGGTATCTCTTTAAAAGCGGAACAAATTGGATATAGCTTTATTGCAGAAATTCCATTGGTCATTGTCAATGTAATGCGAGGAGGGCCTTCTACTGGACTTCCAACACGTGTTTCACAAGCCGATATTGGACAGGCAAAGTATCCAACGCACGGTGATTTTGCTTCCATTACACTGTGCCCAGGAAGTTTAGAAGAGGCCTATACCGAAACGATTAGAGCATTTAATATTGCTGAAAAATATATGACACCTGTATTTTTACTTTTAGATGAAACGCTAGGACATATGCATGGTAAGGCTATATTACCTGATTTAGTGGAAATCGAAAAAAGTGTTATTAAGCGTGCAGAGTTTATGGGTGATCCTGATGCTTATAAACCTTATGCAGCGGCGCCAAATGAGCCAGCTGTACTCAATCCTTTTTTCAAAGGCTATCACTATCATGTTACAGGGCTTCATCATGGAGATATGGGATTCCCCACAGAAGATGGAAAAGCGTGTGAGTATAATATTGAGCGTTTGATGAATAAAATTAAAACAAAAACGGATGATTTAGTTACGTATGAAGAGTTTATGTTAGAGGATGCTGAGGTATGTATTATTGCCTATGGAAGCATCAGTAGAGGAGCAAAAGAGGCTGTGATGAAGCTTAGAAATGAGGGCATTAAAGCAGGACTCTTTAGACCAATTACACTCTGGCCAAGCCCCGCATCAAAATTACAAGAGATAGGCAAACGCTTTTCTAAAATTATGGTAACTGAACTCAATATGGGACAATACCTCGAAGAGATTCAACGTGTGATGAAACGAGATGATTTTGCAACACTGCATAAAGCGAATGGTCGACCAATTGCACCACTTGAAATGGTTGCTAAAGTGAAGGAGATGATGTAA
- the sucD gene encoding succinate--CoA ligase subunit alpha has translation MSILIDKNTKVVVQGFTGKEGSFHAEQCLAYGTDIVGGVTPGKGGSVHLGKPVFNTMKEAIAKTGATVSMVFVPPAFVADAILEAADAGIELAVIITEGAPVRDMQRVKAYATKKGMKTIGPNCPGIITAQECKIGIMPGSIFKKGSIGLISKSGTLTYEGANQVCNEGLGISTAIGIGGDPIIGLSYKELLALFEADPQTEAIVMIGEIGGDLEIQAASFIKEHISKPIVAFIAGQSAPKGKRMGHAGAIVSGSSGTAQEKMTALASVGVHVVKSPAHIGKKVAEVLKK, from the coding sequence ATGAGTATTTTGATTGATAAAAATACCAAAGTCGTGGTGCAAGGATTTACAGGCAAAGAGGGAAGCTTTCATGCAGAACAGTGTTTAGCATATGGTACAGACATTGTAGGCGGTGTGACACCTGGTAAGGGTGGAAGTGTTCATTTGGGTAAGCCTGTTTTTAATACCATGAAAGAAGCCATTGCGAAAACAGGCGCAACAGTGAGTATGGTCTTTGTTCCTCCTGCCTTTGTTGCAGATGCCATTTTGGAAGCGGCGGATGCGGGTATTGAACTGGCGGTTATTATTACAGAGGGTGCCCCTGTTCGTGATATGCAACGGGTGAAAGCCTATGCCACAAAAAAAGGTATGAAAACCATTGGGCCTAATTGCCCTGGGATTATTACTGCGCAAGAGTGCAAAATAGGCATTATGCCAGGTTCTATTTTCAAAAAAGGCTCAATTGGTTTAATTAGCAAATCAGGAACATTGACCTATGAGGGTGCAAATCAAGTCTGTAATGAGGGCTTAGGGATTTCAACCGCCATTGGTATTGGAGGGGATCCTATTATTGGGCTTTCGTATAAAGAATTGTTGGCACTGTTTGAAGCAGACCCTCAAACAGAAGCCATTGTGATGATTGGTGAAATTGGCGGTGATCTTGAAATTCAAGCAGCTTCATTTATTAAAGAACATATTTCAAAACCTATTGTGGCATTCATTGCAGGGCAAAGTGCTCCAAAGGGAAAACGTATGGGACATGCAGGAGCCATCGTGAGTGGAAGTTCAGGTACGGCGCAGGAAAAAATGACTGCCTTAGCATCGGTGGGTGTTCATGTGGTCAAATCACCCGCACATATTGGTAAAAAAGTAGCAGAGGTACTTAAAAAATGA